One window of the Hypanus sabinus isolate sHypSab1 chromosome 13, sHypSab1.hap1, whole genome shotgun sequence genome contains the following:
- the gal3st1a gene encoding galactosylceramide sulfotransferase: MFKQVKQWKSMCKGLVLGTLLTTCMILLYSFAAPPHQFSLQEVPVPYSCSYKPAQSRNLPQINNSYSTQELRKTCSPQEDIMFMKTHKTASSTILNILFRFGQRHRLKFAFPKSRNDFYYPSYFDRSQVKDYRPGICFNIICNHMRFNSAEVHKLLPEDTVYFTILRDPAFLFESAFHYFGRVIPFTWKISGEDKLAEFFRDPNRYYDPNGFNSHYLKNLLFFDFGYDNNLDFDDPRVEKHIKAIDERFDLVMLLEHFDESLILLKDVMCWGMDDILYFKLNVRKDSTVSRMSGALYDKATSWNKIDSMLYKYFNATFWRKVGEYGFERMERDVEALRKRNDHMQSVCIDGGRPVDASAIQEASLQPWQPLGERSIMGYNLKKNISRKHRKLCRKMLTPELQYLTELGVNLWLTKLWSYIRDLLKW, translated from the exons ATGTTCAAGCAAGTGAAGCAATGGAAATCGATGTGCAAGGGGCTCGTACTGGGGACTCTGCTCACTACCTGTATGATCTTACTGTACTCCTTCGCGGCGCCGCCTCACCAATTCAGCCTCCAGGA AGTTCCAGTTCCTTACTCCTGCTCGTACAAACCTGCACAATCCAGGAATTTACCCCAAATAAATAATTCCTATTCCACCCAAGAGCTAAGAAAGACCTGTAGTCCCCAGGAAGATATCATGTTTATGAAGACACATAAAACTGCCAGTAGCACCATCCTCAACATCCTCTTCCGCTTTGGTCAGAGGCACCGGCTGAAGTTTGCTTTCCCCAAAAGCAGGAATGATTTCTACTACCCATCCTACTTCGACAGGAGCCAAGTGAAAGACTACAGGCCGGGTATCTGTTTCAACATCATTTGTAATCACATGAGGTTTAACAGCGCGGAAGTCCACAAGCTGCTGCCCGAAGATACCGTCTATTTCACCATCCTTAGGGACCCCGCTTTTCTATTTGAATCGGCGTTTCATTACTTCGGCCGCGTGATCCCTTTCACCTGGAAAATAAGCGGGGAGGACAAGCTGGCCGAATTCTTCAGGGACCCCAACCGGTACTACGACCCAAACGGCTTTAACTCCCACTACTTGAAGAACCTGTTATTCTTTGACTTCGGTTATGACAACAACTTGGATTTTGATGACCCCAGAGTAGAGAAGCATATTAAAGCCATAGACGAAAGATTCGATCTGGTAATGCTTCTCGAACACTTCGACGAGTCCCTCATCCTCCTGAAGGACGTCATGTGCTGGGGCATGGATGATATCCTGTACTTCAAGCTGAACGTGAGGAAAGATTCCACCGTGTCAAGAATGAGCGGGGCGTTGTACGACAAGGCGACGAGCTGGAATAAAATCGACTCCATGCTGTACAAGTATTTCAACGCTACCTTCTGGAGGAAGGTGGGAGAGTATGGTTTTGAGCGCATGGAGCGCGACGTGGAGGCGCTGCGGAAGCGCAATGACCACATGCAGTCCGTCTGCATCGATGGCGGGCGCCCGGTGGACGCCAGCGCCATTCAGGAGGCGTCCCTGCAGCCGTGGCAGCCGCTGGGGGAGCGCTCCATCATGGGCTACAACCTCAAAAAGAACATCAGCAGAAAGCACAGAAAGCTCTGCCGGAAGATGCTCACCCCCGAACTGCAATACCTGACAGAACTGGGAGTTAACTTGTGGTTGACAAAGCTGTGGTCCTATATCAGAGATCTGTTAAAATGGTAG